A section of the Salvelinus fontinalis isolate EN_2023a chromosome 33, ASM2944872v1, whole genome shotgun sequence genome encodes:
- the LOC129831895 gene encoding dapper 1-like has protein sequence MYGAFSFPMTAERSRNKERMEASLTGLCELELRKQRQECLVIGALALGEPMPENYTRNELSGFSSWGQENLTLRRHLSALQSSPWGLMLALEQQVGELRVDTDDVTYEGTQGDMGNSRPSSGFYESSESQSPKGHSCRSDFLEPHTGWGFSSTERPKSLGYALQLTGESLMESAPHATVPLSFSAPYPHLEGVAEEGTAKEPWQWDLHCAQGWEDEDQATQEDFQQAMRVKGYILGLIHRYALSPRPCMPRTSLGPDPSIPYSSSINRQSSLRRKHTLHTSEHCISDPQDLYPDPECQAWWCDSLDREECGREAPSMEKDCYRSLPYPHIRPHSLAGAHPPSLDPTCGALDPCFSSASDSPKHYPLPNSPASYNHLVSAQYIPRQACHTPVHSPSHFPPECSPSHYLLEPSKPSRTFVSPDQSSSKPRAMGKKSHEERQSSKKPGQKTCHSQSENSLMGQRALPKCRYSTTEHPQHQRCQVPYAGPQHRNTAGGRRWCSTLELSQEEGETQGEQAHRRPPRRARHTQTCSHPNPNHHSQVHTQPCLSEYPERAPLCRGEGYVRATPGESESSMSEVYSPASSSLSSDSDEGGLVWPQQLPPCLAPSASSSSSSPKASPEASSQPKAFVKIKASHALKKKILRFRAGSLKVMTTV, from the exons ATGTACGGTGCCTTTTCTTTCCCAATGACTGCGGAGCGCAGTCGGAATAAGGAGCGTATGGAGGCCAGTCTGACCGGACTCTGTGAGCTGGAGCTCCGCAAGCAGAGGCAGGAGTGCCTGGTCATCGGTGCTCTGGCCCTGGGGGAGCCCATGCCCGAAAATTACACAAGGAACGAGCTATCGGGTTTCAGCAGCTGGGGGCAAGAGAACTTGACATTGAGACGTCATCTG AGTGCGCTCCAGAGCTCCCCCTGGGGGCTGATGCTGGCACTGGAACAGCAGGTAGGCGAGCTGAGAGTGGACACAGATGATGTCACCTATGAGGGGACCCAAGGGGACATGGGGAACAGTCGACCCAGCTCAG GGTTCTATGAGTCGAGTGAGAGCCAGTCTCCAAAGGGGCATTCCTGTCGCTCTGACTTCCTAGAGCCCCACACTGGCTGGGGCTTCAGCAGCACAGAGAGGCCCAAGTCTCTGG GATATGCCCTCCAGCTGACAGGTGAGAGTCTGATGGAGTCAGCCCCTCATGCCActgttcccctctccttctctgcccCCTACCCACACCTTGAGGGAGTCGCTGAGGAGGGTACGGCCAAGGAGCCCTGGCAGTGGGACCTACACTGTGCCCAGGGTTGGGAGGATGAGGACCAGGCCACTCAGGAGGATTTCCAGCAGGCCATGAGGGTTAAAGGCTACATCCTGGGTCTCATCCATCGCTACGCGCTCTCACCCCGGCCCTGCATGCCTCGTACCAGCCTGGGGCCTGACCCTTCCATCCCTTATTCCTCCAGCATCAACAGGCAGAGCAGCCTGCGAAGGAAACACACTCTTCACACCTCTGAGCACTGCATCTCTGACCCACAGGAcctctaccctgaccctgagtgCCAGGCCTGGTGGTGTGACTCGCTAGACAGGGAGGAATGTGGGCGAGAGGCCCCATCCATGGAGAAGGACTGTTATCGGTCTTTACCCTACCCCCACATCAGACCCCACTCCCTGGCCGGGGCCCATCCACCCTCCCTGGACCCCACTTGTGGCGCTCTGGACCCTTGTTTTAGTAGTGCGTCTGATTCCCCCAAGCACTACCCGCTGCCCAACTCCCCGGCTTCATATAACCACTTGGTCAGTGCCCAGTACATCCCTAGGCAGGCCTGCCACACCCCTGTACACTCCCCTTCACACTTTCCTCCAGAATGCTCCCCCTCACACTATCTTCTAGAGCCCTCCAAGCCCAGCCGAACCTTTGTGTCCCCAGACCAGAGCAGCTCAAAACCCAGGGCCATGGGGAAGAAAAGCCATGAGGAGAGACAGAGCTCCAAGAAGCCTGGCCAGAAGACCTGCCACTCCCAGTCTGAGAACAGTCTGATGGGGCAGAGGGCACTCCCTAAGTGCAGGTACAGCACAACCGAGCACCCCCAGCACCAGAGGTGCCAGGTCCCATATGCAGGCCCCCAGCACAGGAACACCGCTGGGGGGCGACGCTGGTGCTCCACCCTGGAGCTCAGCCAGGAGGAAGGGGAGACCCAGGGTGAGCAGGCCCACAGACGCCCACCTCGTAGGGCCCGCCACACCCAGACCTGCTCTCATCCCAACCCCAACCACCACTCCCAGGTCCATACCCAGCCTTGCCTCTCAGAATACCCAGAGAGAGCACCTCTGTGTCGGGGAGAGGGCTATGTGCGGGCCACCCCTGGGGAGTCAGAGTCTAGCATGAGTGAGGTGTACTCCCCtgcctccagctctctctccagtGATTCTGATGAGGGGGGGCTGGTATGGCCCCAGCAGCTGCCCCCTTGCCTGGCCCCCTccgcttcctcctcttcctcctcccctaagGCCTCTCCAGAGGCCTCCTCGCAGCCCAAGGCCTTTGTCAAAATCAAAGCCTCTCACGCCCTGAAGAAGAAGATTCTGCGATTCCGCGCCGGCTCTCTCAAAGTCATGACCACAGTCTGA